The Anaeromyxobacter diazotrophicus genome includes the window CCACCTCGACGCCGAGTCGGTCGAGTGGCTGGAGCACTTCCTCACCCGCTTCCCGGGCACGGTGGTGGCGGTCACCCACGACCGCTACTTCCTCGACAACGCCGCCGAGTGGATCCTCGAGCTCGACCGCGGCCGCGGCATCCCGTGGAAGGGGAACTACTCCTCCTGGCTCGACCAGAAGGAGCAGCGGCTCGAGGTGGAGGCGAAGCAGGAGAGCGCCCGCATCAAGGCCATGAAGCAGGAGCTGGAGTGGGTGCGCCAGAACCCGAAGGCGCGCCAGGCCAAGTCGAAGGCGCGCCTGGCGCGCTTCGAGGAGCTCTCGAGCGTCGAATACCAGAAGCGCAACGAGACGCAGGAGATCTTCATCCCGGTCGCCGAGCGGCTCGGGGACCAGGTGATCGAGTTCAAGGGCGTGTCGAAGGGGTTCGGCGACCGCCTCCTCATCGACGACCTGTCCTTCATCGTCCCGCCCGGCGCCATCGTCGGCATCATTGGGCCGAACGGCGCCGGCAAGTCGACCCTGTTCAAGATGATCACCGGCGTCGAGCAGCCCGACGCCGGGCAGGTGGCGATCGGCAAGTCGGTGAAGCTCGCCTTCGTCGACCAGAGCCGCGAGAACCTCTCCAGCGACAAGACCGTCTTCGACGAGCTGACCGGCGGCCGCGACCAGATCCAGGTCGGCCGGTACGAGATGCCGAGCCGCGCCTACATCGGGCGCTTCAACTTCAAGGGCGCCGACCAGCAGAAGGTGGTCGGGACGCTCTCCGGCGGCGAGCGCGGGCGGCTCCACCTCGCGAAGACGCTGATGACCGGCGGCAACGTGCTCCTCCTCGACGAGCCGTCGAACGATCTCGACGTGGAGACCTTGCGGGCGCTGGAGG containing:
- the ettA gene encoding energy-dependent translational throttle protein EttA, which codes for MPQYVMSMLRVSKIVPPKRQIIKDISLSFFQGAKIGLLGLNGAGKSTVLRIMAGVDEEFEGELSRLSGVRVGYLPQEPKLDGEKTVREEVEAAQGEVAAAQARLEAVYAAYSEPDADMEKLAEEQARLEAIIANAGADTGNALEIAADALRLPPWDAQVKHLSGGEKRRVALCKLLLSKPDMLLLDEPTNHLDAESVEWLEHFLTRFPGTVVAVTHDRYFLDNAAEWILELDRGRGIPWKGNYSSWLDQKEQRLEVEAKQESARIKAMKQELEWVRQNPKARQAKSKARLARFEELSSVEYQKRNETQEIFIPVAERLGDQVIEFKGVSKGFGDRLLIDDLSFIVPPGAIVGIIGPNGAGKSTLFKMITGVEQPDAGQVAIGKSVKLAFVDQSRENLSSDKTVFDELTGGRDQIQVGRYEMPSRAYIGRFNFKGADQQKVVGTLSGGERGRLHLAKTLMTGGNVLLLDEPSNDLDVETLRALEDALLEYAGSVLVISHDRWFLDRIATHILAAEGDSRWSFFTGNYQEYEADKRRRLGEEGAKPKRFKYKPIAR